A DNA window from Mycolicibacter terrae contains the following coding sequences:
- a CDS encoding NDMA-dependent alcohol dehydrogenase, whose amino-acid sequence MKTIAAVAHAPNQPFEIMELDLDGPGPGEVLIKFTAAGLCHSDLHVADGDWPNRFPIVGGHEGSGIIEDVGPGVTKVAPGDHVVCCFIPSCGSCRYCSTGRQNLCDMGATILEGCMPDGTFRFHSGGTDYGGFCMLGTFAERATVSQHSVVKVDDWLPLETAVLVGCGVPTGWATANYDGGVRAGDTVVVYGIGGVGINAVQGAAHAGAKYVVAVDPVEFKRETALKLGATHAFATAEEAMAKIAELTWGQMADQALITVGDLDEAVTTAAFNTIGKGGTVVIAALAKLESLDVHVSGSQLALFGKTIKGTLFGGANPQYDIVRLLRLYDAGQLQLDELVTRRYTLEQVNEGYEDLRDGKNIRGVIVHR is encoded by the coding sequence ATGAAAACAATTGCCGCCGTGGCGCATGCGCCCAACCAGCCCTTCGAGATCATGGAGTTGGACCTGGACGGGCCCGGCCCGGGCGAGGTGCTGATCAAGTTCACCGCCGCCGGGTTGTGCCATTCGGATCTGCACGTGGCCGACGGCGACTGGCCGAACCGGTTCCCGATCGTCGGCGGGCACGAGGGCTCCGGGATCATCGAGGACGTCGGCCCCGGGGTCACCAAGGTGGCCCCCGGCGATCACGTGGTGTGCTGCTTCATCCCCAGCTGCGGCAGCTGCCGGTATTGCTCGACCGGACGGCAGAACCTGTGCGACATGGGCGCCACCATCCTGGAGGGCTGCATGCCCGACGGCACCTTCCGGTTTCATTCTGGCGGCACCGATTACGGCGGGTTCTGCATGCTGGGCACCTTCGCCGAGCGCGCGACCGTCTCGCAGCATTCGGTGGTCAAGGTCGACGACTGGCTGCCGCTGGAGACCGCGGTACTGGTCGGTTGCGGGGTGCCCACCGGCTGGGCCACGGCCAACTATGACGGCGGGGTGCGCGCCGGGGACACCGTGGTGGTCTACGGCATCGGCGGTGTCGGCATCAACGCCGTACAGGGCGCCGCGCACGCCGGTGCCAAGTACGTGGTGGCGGTCGACCCGGTGGAGTTCAAGCGCGAGACCGCGCTCAAGCTCGGCGCCACCCACGCGTTCGCCACCGCCGAGGAGGCGATGGCCAAGATCGCCGAACTCACGTGGGGGCAAATGGCCGATCAGGCGCTGATCACCGTCGGTGACCTGGACGAGGCCGTCACCACCGCGGCGTTCAACACCATCGGCAAGGGCGGCACCGTCGTGATCGCCGCACTGGCGAAGCTGGAAAGCCTCGACGTACACGTGTCGGGTTCGCAGCTGGCCCTGTTCGGCAAGACCATCAAGGGCACCTTGTTCGGCGGCGCCAATCCGCAGTACGACATCGTGCGACTGCTGCGACTCTACGACGCCGGCCAGCTCCAGCTCGACGAGCTGGTCACGCGGCGGTACACCCTCGAGCAGGTCAACGAGGGGTATGAAGATCTGCGCGACGGCAAGAACATCCGCGGGGTGATCGTGCACCGCTGA
- the aroC gene encoding chorismate synthase codes for MGHVLRWITAGESHGRALVAVVEGMVAGVGVTSADIAAQLARRRLGYGRGARMKFEADAVTVLSGVRHGVTLGGPIAVEIGNTEWPKWETVMSTDPVDPDVLDAEGGARNAPLTRPRPGHADYAGMLKYGFDDARPVLERASARETAARVTAGTIARAFLDQALGVQVISHVISIGASDPYDGPVPAPEDLAAIDASPVRAYDEKAQQSMIAEIEAAKADGDTLGGVVEVVVSGLPIGLGSFISGDDRLDGQLAAAVMGIQAIKGVEIGDGFTTARRRGSAAHDEMYPGPDGVVRSTNRAGGLEGGMTNGQPLRVRAAMKPISTVPRALATVDMATGDEAVAIHQRSDVCAVPAAGVVAEAMVALVLARAALDKFGGDSLTETRRNIEAYRRSVAERGPVGDQARASG; via the coding sequence ATGGGACACGTGTTGCGTTGGATAACCGCCGGGGAATCACACGGTCGCGCGCTGGTCGCAGTGGTCGAGGGCATGGTCGCCGGAGTGGGCGTCACCTCGGCTGATATCGCGGCCCAACTGGCCCGCCGTCGCCTGGGCTACGGCCGCGGTGCCCGGATGAAGTTCGAGGCCGACGCGGTCACCGTCTTGTCCGGGGTGCGCCACGGGGTCACGCTGGGCGGCCCGATCGCGGTCGAGATCGGCAATACTGAATGGCCCAAGTGGGAGACGGTGATGTCCACCGATCCGGTGGATCCGGACGTGCTCGACGCCGAAGGCGGGGCCCGCAACGCACCGTTGACCCGACCACGGCCCGGCCACGCCGACTACGCCGGCATGCTCAAGTACGGCTTCGACGACGCCCGCCCGGTGTTGGAGCGGGCCAGCGCGCGTGAGACGGCCGCACGGGTCACCGCGGGCACCATTGCCCGGGCGTTTCTGGATCAGGCCCTCGGCGTGCAGGTGATCTCCCACGTCATCTCGATCGGCGCCTCCGACCCCTACGACGGCCCGGTGCCCGCACCCGAGGACCTGGCCGCGATCGACGCCAGCCCGGTCCGTGCCTATGACGAGAAGGCGCAGCAGTCGATGATCGCCGAGATCGAGGCGGCCAAGGCCGACGGCGACACCCTGGGCGGGGTGGTGGAAGTGGTCGTCTCGGGCCTGCCGATCGGGCTGGGGTCCTTCATCAGCGGCGACGACCGGCTGGACGGTCAACTGGCGGCCGCGGTGATGGGCATCCAGGCGATCAAGGGGGTCGAGATCGGCGACGGTTTCACCACCGCCCGCCGGCGCGGCAGCGCGGCCCACGACGAGATGTACCCCGGGCCCGACGGTGTGGTGCGTTCCACCAACCGGGCCGGCGGGCTTGAAGGCGGAATGACCAACGGCCAGCCACTGCGGGTGCGCGCGGCGATGAAGCCGATCTCCACCGTCCCGCGGGCATTGGCCACCGTGGACATGGCCACCGGCGATGAGGCGGTCGCGATCCACCAGCGCTCCGATGTGTGCGCCGTCCCGGCCGCGGGGGTGGTGGCCGAAGCCATGGTGGCGTTGGTGCTGGCCCGTGCGGCGCTGGACAAGTTCGGTGGGGACTCGCTGACCGAAACCCGACGCAACATCGAGGCATATCGGCGTTCGGTGGCCGAGCGCGGGCCGGTGGGCGACCAGGCGCGGGCATCGGGGTAG
- the alaS gene encoding alanine--tRNA ligase: MQTHEIRKRFLDHFVKAGHTEVPSASVILDDPNLLFINAGMVQFVPFFLGQRTPPYATATSIQKCIRTPDIDEVGITTRHNTFFQMAGNFSFGDYFKRGAIELAWTLLTNSVEQGGYGLDPERIWATVYLDDDEAIALWQEIAGLPAERIQRRGMADNYWSMGIPGPCGPSSEIYYDRGPEFGVGGGPIANEDRYIEIWNLVFMQNERGEGTSKEDFEILGPLPRKNIDTGMGIERVAFLLQGVHNVYETDLVRPVIDLVATRAPRGYDSGNHADDVRYRIIADHSRTAAILIGDGVSPGNDGRGYVLRRLLRRVIRSAKLLGIEGPIVGDLMATVRDAMGPSYPELVTDFDRINRIAVAEETAFNRTLTSGSKLFEDAAAATRSAGATVLSGKDAFALHDTYGFPIELTLEMASEAGLQVDEAGFRTLMAEQRQRAKADAAARKHAHADLSAYRELIDAGPTEFTGFDELTTEGRILGIFVDGKRVPVVSHEDVAADRVELVLDRTPLYAEAGGQIADAGTISAGTAQAAVTDVQKIAQTLFVHRVNVESGEFVEGDTVTAAVDPGWRKGATQGHSGTHMVHAALRQVLGPNAVQAGSLNRPGYLRFDFNWQGPLSDEQRRQVEEVTNEAVQADFEVHTFTEELEKAKAMGAMAMFGEKYPEKVRVVEIGGPFSLELCGGTHVHNSAQIGPVTLLGESSVGSGVRRVEAYVGLDSFRHLAKERALMAGLAASLKVPSEEVPARVANLVERLRAAEKELDRARLAGARAAASNAATGAEQVGNVRLVAQRMSGGIGGGDLRSLVGDIRGKLGEGPAVVALIAEGEGSVPYVVATNSAAQELGLRADDLVKDLAAAVAGRGGGKADLAQGSGKDPAGIDAALAAVRSAVARSAPA; this comes from the coding sequence GTGCAGACACACGAGATCAGGAAACGCTTCCTCGATCACTTCGTGAAGGCGGGCCACACCGAGGTGCCCAGTGCTTCGGTGATCCTCGACGACCCGAATCTGTTGTTCATCAACGCCGGAATGGTGCAGTTCGTGCCGTTCTTCCTGGGTCAGCGCACCCCGCCCTATGCCACCGCCACCAGCATCCAGAAGTGCATCCGCACCCCGGACATCGACGAGGTGGGCATCACCACCCGGCACAACACCTTCTTCCAGATGGCCGGCAACTTCTCGTTCGGCGACTACTTCAAGCGGGGCGCGATCGAACTGGCCTGGACGCTGTTGACCAACAGCGTCGAGCAGGGTGGCTACGGGCTGGACCCGGAGCGGATCTGGGCCACGGTCTACCTCGACGACGACGAGGCGATAGCGCTGTGGCAAGAGATCGCCGGGTTGCCGGCAGAGCGGATCCAGCGCCGGGGGATGGCCGACAACTACTGGTCGATGGGCATCCCCGGGCCCTGCGGGCCGTCATCGGAGATCTACTACGACCGCGGCCCCGAATTCGGTGTCGGCGGCGGCCCGATCGCCAACGAGGACCGCTACATCGAGATCTGGAACCTCGTGTTCATGCAGAACGAGCGCGGTGAAGGAACCTCCAAGGAGGACTTCGAGATCCTGGGGCCGTTGCCGCGCAAGAACATCGACACCGGGATGGGCATCGAGCGGGTGGCGTTTCTGCTCCAGGGCGTGCACAACGTCTATGAGACCGACCTCGTTCGCCCGGTCATCGATCTGGTCGCCACTCGCGCGCCACGTGGCTATGACTCCGGCAACCACGCCGACGACGTGCGGTACCGGATCATCGCCGACCACTCCCGCACCGCGGCCATCCTGATCGGCGATGGCGTGAGCCCCGGCAACGACGGCCGCGGCTATGTGCTGCGCCGGCTGCTGCGCCGGGTGATCCGCTCGGCCAAGCTGCTGGGTATCGAGGGCCCGATCGTCGGCGACCTGATGGCAACCGTGCGCGACGCGATGGGACCGTCGTATCCGGAATTGGTCACCGACTTCGACCGGATCAACCGGATCGCGGTCGCCGAGGAGACCGCGTTCAACCGCACCCTGACATCGGGCTCGAAGCTGTTTGAGGACGCGGCGGCAGCCACCCGGTCTGCCGGCGCCACCGTGCTCTCCGGCAAGGACGCCTTCGCGTTGCACGACACCTACGGTTTCCCGATCGAGCTCACGCTGGAGATGGCCTCGGAGGCCGGACTGCAGGTCGACGAGGCCGGGTTCCGCACGCTGATGGCCGAGCAGCGACAGCGCGCCAAAGCCGACGCCGCCGCGCGCAAGCATGCCCACGCCGACCTGAGCGCCTACCGGGAGCTGATCGACGCCGGACCCACCGAGTTCACCGGGTTCGACGAGCTCACCACCGAAGGCCGCATCCTGGGCATCTTCGTCGACGGCAAGCGCGTGCCGGTGGTGTCGCATGAAGACGTCGCCGCAGATCGCGTTGAGCTGGTGCTGGACCGCACCCCGCTGTACGCCGAGGCCGGCGGGCAGATCGCCGACGCCGGCACGATCAGCGCCGGTACCGCCCAAGCCGCGGTCACCGACGTGCAGAAGATCGCTCAGACACTGTTCGTGCACCGGGTCAACGTCGAGTCCGGCGAATTCGTCGAGGGCGACACGGTCACCGCCGCGGTGGACCCGGGCTGGCGCAAGGGCGCCACCCAGGGTCACTCCGGCACCCACATGGTGCACGCCGCTCTGCGGCAGGTGTTGGGGCCCAACGCGGTTCAGGCCGGCTCGCTGAACCGGCCCGGCTATCTGCGGTTCGACTTCAACTGGCAGGGACCGCTGAGCGACGAGCAGCGCCGCCAAGTCGAGGAGGTCACCAACGAGGCGGTGCAGGCCGACTTCGAGGTGCACACCTTCACCGAAGAACTCGAGAAGGCCAAGGCCATGGGCGCCATGGCGATGTTCGGCGAGAAGTACCCCGAAAAAGTACGCGTCGTCGAGATCGGCGGGCCGTTCTCGCTGGAACTGTGCGGCGGCACCCACGTGCACAACTCGGCGCAGATCGGTCCGGTCACCCTCCTGGGCGAGTCGTCGGTCGGCTCCGGGGTGCGCCGCGTCGAGGCCTACGTCGGGCTGGACTCGTTCCGCCACCTGGCCAAGGAGCGAGCGCTGATGGCCGGCCTGGCGGCCTCGCTGAAGGTGCCCTCGGAGGAGGTGCCCGCCCGGGTGGCAAACCTGGTGGAGCGGCTGCGGGCGGCGGAAAAGGAACTCGACCGTGCGCGGTTAGCCGGCGCACGCGCCGCCGCGTCCAATGCGGCCACCGGCGCCGAACAAGTCGGTAACGTGCGCTTGGTGGCGCAGCGGATGTCCGGTGGTATCGGCGGTGGGGACCTGCGCTCGCTGGTCGGGGATATCCGCGGCAAACTCGGCGAGGGTCCGGCGGTGGTGGCGCTGATCGCCGAAGGCGAAGGCAGCGTGCCCTACGTGGTCGCCACCAATAGCGCCGCACAGGAACTCGGGCTGCGTGCCGACGATCTGGTCAAAGACCTGGCGGCGGCGGTGGCCGGCCGCGGCGGCGGCAAGGCAGACCTGGCGCAGGGCTCCGGCAAGGACCCGGCCGGCATCGATGCCGCCCTGGCGGCGGTCCGTTCGGCGGTCGCCCGGAGCGCGCCGGCGTGA
- a CDS encoding shikimate dehydrogenase encodes MSSTAPAEPGPRKAAVLGSPIAHSRSPQLHLAAYRALGLRGWTYDRIECDAEQLPALVAGLGPEWVGLSVTMPGKFAALAFADERTTRAERIGSANTLVRTETGWLADNTDVDGVTGALGSVGPVAGGEAIVLGSGGTAPAAVVALTELGVSRITIGARNPDNAARVVALATEAGVPARFCALDEVALGEAAASASVVVSTLPADVAARYGPVLARVPMLLDAIYDPWPTPLAAAVAAAGGTVISGLQMLLHQAFTQVELFTGRPAPRAAMTCEIGDPA; translated from the coding sequence GTGTCCTCGACAGCTCCCGCTGAGCCGGGGCCCCGCAAGGCGGCGGTTCTCGGGTCGCCGATCGCGCACTCGCGGTCACCGCAGCTGCACCTGGCGGCTTACCGGGCCCTGGGTCTGCGCGGATGGACCTATGACCGCATCGAGTGCGACGCCGAGCAGCTGCCGGCGCTGGTAGCCGGATTGGGGCCGGAATGGGTCGGCCTGTCGGTCACCATGCCGGGCAAGTTCGCGGCGCTGGCCTTCGCCGACGAGCGCACAACGCGCGCCGAGCGGATCGGCTCGGCCAACACCCTGGTGCGCACGGAGACCGGCTGGTTGGCCGACAACACCGACGTCGACGGCGTGACCGGGGCGCTGGGGTCGGTCGGTCCCGTTGCGGGCGGGGAGGCGATCGTGCTGGGGTCGGGCGGCACCGCGCCGGCGGCGGTGGTGGCGTTGACCGAACTCGGGGTCAGCCGCATCACGATCGGCGCGCGCAATCCCGACAACGCCGCCCGGGTGGTGGCTCTGGCGACCGAAGCCGGTGTGCCGGCCCGCTTTTGCGCACTCGATGAGGTCGCGTTGGGTGAGGCGGCCGCATCCGCATCGGTGGTGGTCAGCACCCTTCCGGCCGACGTCGCGGCCCGCTACGGCCCGGTGCTGGCCCGGGTGCCGATGCTGTTGGACGCGATCTATGACCCGTGGCCGACGCCGCTGGCGGCGGCGGTCGCGGCGGCGGGCGGAACGGTGATCAGCGGCCTGCAGATGCTACTGCACCAGGCGTTCACCCAGGTTGAGCTTTTCACGGGCCGGCCCGCACCCCGTGCGGCGATGACTTGCGAGATCGGCGACCCGGCCTGA
- a CDS encoding prepilin peptidase — MVAALVAAWLILLSGYDIRQRRLPNWLTLPAAVVVPAVAAGSGRGTAALAGAAALTAVYLAVHLVVPAGLGAGDVKLAAGLGALTGSFGADVWLLAALCAPLLTGVWGLLAALAHRGPTVPHGPSMCLASAVAAGLGMF, encoded by the coding sequence ATGGTGGCGGCTCTGGTGGCGGCGTGGCTGATACTGCTGAGCGGCTATGACATCCGGCAGCGCCGGCTGCCGAACTGGCTGACGCTGCCCGCGGCGGTGGTGGTGCCGGCAGTCGCGGCCGGGTCCGGGCGGGGGACCGCGGCGCTGGCCGGGGCGGCGGCGCTGACCGCGGTCTATCTGGCCGTGCACCTCGTCGTACCCGCCGGGTTGGGCGCGGGCGACGTCAAACTCGCCGCCGGGCTCGGCGCATTGACCGGCTCCTTCGGCGCCGATGTGTGGTTGCTGGCGGCACTGTGCGCGCCGCTGCTGACCGGGGTCTGGGGGCTGCTCGCCGCGCTGGCGCACCGGGGTCCAACGGTTCCGCACGGGCCATCGATGTGCCTGGCCAGCGCGGTGGCGGCGGGTCTGGGAATGTTCTGA
- a CDS encoding shikimate kinase — MAPRAVLVGLPGAGKSTIGRRLAKALGVEMLDTDAAIEARTGRSIADIFATDGEQEFRRIEEEVVRAALADHDGVLSLGGGAVTSPGVRDALAGHTVVFLEISAAEGVRRTGGSTVRPLLAGPGRAEKFRELMAARVPLYRRLATIRVNTNRRNPGAVVRYIVSRLEAGAPDRTADASGRAQPPPPGSPPTPATLAARQTGGRT, encoded by the coding sequence GTGGCGCCCAGAGCGGTTCTGGTGGGGTTGCCCGGAGCGGGCAAGTCCACTATCGGCCGGCGCCTGGCCAAGGCGCTCGGCGTCGAGATGCTCGACACCGACGCCGCCATCGAGGCCCGCACCGGCCGGAGCATCGCCGACATTTTCGCGACCGACGGCGAGCAGGAGTTCCGCCGCATCGAGGAGGAAGTGGTGCGCGCGGCGCTGGCTGATCACGACGGCGTGTTGTCCTTGGGCGGGGGAGCAGTCACCAGCCCCGGGGTCCGAGACGCCCTGGCCGGGCACACCGTGGTGTTCCTGGAGATCAGCGCCGCCGAAGGGGTACGGCGCACCGGCGGCAGCACCGTACGCCCGCTGCTGGCCGGGCCGGGCCGAGCCGAGAAGTTCCGTGAGTTGATGGCCGCGCGGGTGCCGCTCTACCGGCGCCTGGCGACGATCCGGGTCAACACCAACCGGCGAAACCCGGGAGCGGTGGTGCGCTATATCGTGTCCCGGTTGGAGGCCGGCGCGCCGGACCGCACGGCGGACGCATCCGGCCGGGCACAACCGCCGCCGCCCGGCTCACCGCCCACTCCCGCCACGCTTGCCGCACGACAGACCGGAGGACGCACGTGA
- a CDS encoding secondary thiamine-phosphate synthase enzyme YjbQ: MDSEVLDVDTARRRTVDLTAQVRAFCAARGDGLCNVFVPHATAGVAIIETGAGSDADLVDTLERLLPRDDRYRHAHGSPGHGADHVLPAIVAPSITVPVADGEPLLGTWQSVVLVDLNRDNPRRSVRLSFVDSA; encoded by the coding sequence ATGGACTCCGAAGTGCTCGACGTCGACACCGCGCGGCGTCGTACCGTCGACCTCACGGCGCAGGTACGGGCGTTCTGTGCCGCGCGCGGGGACGGATTGTGCAACGTTTTCGTGCCCCATGCGACGGCCGGGGTGGCGATCATCGAGACCGGCGCCGGCTCGGATGCCGACCTGGTCGACACCCTGGAGCGGCTGCTGCCGCGCGACGACCGCTACCGGCACGCGCACGGGTCACCGGGACACGGCGCCGATCACGTCCTGCCGGCGATCGTGGCGCCGTCGATCACGGTGCCGGTGGCCGACGGTGAGCCGCTGCTCGGCACCTGGCAGTCCGTGGTGCTGGTCGACCTCAACCGGGACAACCCGCGGCGGTCGGTGCGGTTGAGTTTCGTCGACAGCGCCTGA
- a CDS encoding endolytic transglycosylase MltG, with protein MSEDQPATKAKPVAVGPPGRRMSRTERARQQRRRNRHRSVVGGLGVVLVTVTVIAVVFFGSKLWHSRGPVLDYTGEGGQQVLIEVREGDFTTAIAETMRGAGVIANVKTFLDIAQGNAAIAMIQPGFYRLRTEIPAATAVQQLSDPQSRVGKLVIPEGRQLDDTTDMKTNVVTPGVFTLMAEASCLDLNGDRHCLKAQDLRRAAATETPQALSVPDWALGPVAKLGGDHRRIEGLITAGTWNVDPTAAAPAVVSKVIGQSAAELAKSNLPATAEQLGMTPYELLIVASLVQREALPHDFTKVARVIDNRLNEPQRLEFDSTVNYPLDRQEVATTDADRAKVTPWNTYASDGLPATPICSPGTEALRAAEHPEPGDWLYFVTIDKDGTTLFTHSYQQHLNNIEMALGNGVLDSSR; from the coding sequence ATGTCTGAGGACCAACCTGCCACGAAGGCCAAACCCGTGGCGGTCGGGCCGCCGGGCCGCCGGATGAGCCGGACCGAGCGCGCCCGGCAGCAACGCCGGCGTAACCGGCACCGGAGCGTGGTCGGCGGGCTGGGCGTCGTGCTGGTCACGGTGACCGTGATCGCCGTGGTGTTCTTCGGCTCTAAGCTGTGGCACTCTCGGGGCCCCGTCCTCGACTACACCGGTGAGGGCGGCCAGCAGGTGCTGATCGAGGTGCGTGAGGGTGATTTCACCACCGCGATCGCCGAAACCATGCGGGGCGCCGGCGTGATCGCCAATGTCAAAACTTTCCTCGACATCGCGCAGGGTAACGCCGCCATCGCGATGATCCAGCCGGGCTTCTACCGACTGCGCACCGAGATCCCGGCCGCCACCGCGGTGCAGCAGCTCAGCGACCCACAGAGCCGGGTGGGCAAACTGGTGATCCCGGAGGGCCGCCAACTCGACGACACCACTGACATGAAGACCAACGTCGTGACTCCGGGAGTGTTCACGCTGATGGCCGAGGCCAGCTGCCTGGATCTCAACGGCGATCGCCACTGCCTCAAGGCGCAGGACCTGCGACGCGCCGCGGCGACGGAGACCCCGCAGGCGCTGTCGGTGCCGGACTGGGCCCTCGGCCCGGTCGCCAAGCTGGGAGGCGACCACCGCCGCATCGAGGGTCTGATCACGGCGGGCACCTGGAACGTCGACCCGACCGCCGCGGCGCCGGCCGTCGTGTCGAAGGTGATCGGCCAGAGCGCCGCGGAATTGGCGAAGTCCAATCTGCCGGCCACCGCCGAGCAACTGGGCATGACGCCCTACGAACTGTTGATAGTGGCGTCGCTGGTGCAGCGCGAAGCCCTGCCGCACGACTTCACCAAGGTGGCCCGGGTCATCGACAACCGGCTCAACGAACCTCAGCGCCTGGAGTTCGACTCGACGGTCAACTATCCGCTGGATCGCCAGGAGGTGGCCACGACCGACGCCGACCGGGCCAAGGTGACGCCGTGGAACACCTACGCCTCCGACGGGTTGCCGGCCACCCCGATCTGCTCGCCGGGAACGGAGGCTCTGCGCGCCGCCGAGCATCCCGAGCCGGGCGACTGGCTGTACTTCGTGACGATCGACAAGGACGGCACCACCTTGTTCACCCACAGCTATCAACAGCACCTGAACAACATCGAGATGGCCCTGGGCAACGGTGTCCTCGACAGCTCCCGCTGA
- a CDS encoding replication-associated recombination protein A produces the protein MPEGVSDGLFDLTGAPAPEPNGPGAAASTPLAVRMRPASLDEVVGQDHLLGPGSPLRRLVDGSGAASVILYGPPGTGKTTLASLISGATGRRFEALSALSAGVKEVRAVIDTARRAAAYGEQTVLFIDEVHRFSKTQQDALLAAVENRVVLLVAATTENPSFSVVAPLLSRSLILQLRPLGPEDIATVVHRAIDDERGLGGRVEVAPDAVELLVRLAAGDARRALTALEVASEGVAAGDQVTVQTVEASLDQAAVRYDRDGDQHYDVTSAFIKSVRGSDVDAALHYLARMLVAGEDPRFIARRLMILASEDIGMADPSALQTAVAAAQTVALIGMPEAQLTLAHACVHLATAPKSNAVTTALGAAMADIKAGKAGAVPAHLRDGHYAGAQALGNAVGYRYAHDHPDGVVPQQYPPDDLVGVDYYQPTARGNEREIAGRLQKLRAIIRRR, from the coding sequence ATGCCTGAAGGCGTGTCCGACGGACTGTTCGACCTCACCGGTGCGCCGGCGCCCGAACCGAATGGGCCCGGTGCCGCCGCCTCCACGCCGTTGGCGGTGCGGATGCGCCCGGCGTCCCTCGACGAGGTGGTCGGCCAGGATCACCTGCTCGGCCCGGGCTCCCCGCTGCGCCGGTTGGTGGACGGCTCCGGGGCGGCCTCGGTCATCCTCTACGGCCCGCCCGGGACCGGAAAGACCACGCTGGCCTCGCTGATCTCCGGCGCGACCGGACGACGATTCGAGGCGCTCTCGGCGTTGAGTGCGGGGGTCAAGGAGGTGCGCGCGGTGATCGACACCGCGCGCCGGGCGGCCGCCTACGGCGAGCAGACCGTGTTGTTCATCGACGAGGTGCACCGATTCTCCAAAACCCAGCAGGACGCGTTGCTGGCCGCGGTGGAGAACCGCGTAGTGCTGCTGGTGGCCGCCACCACGGAGAACCCGTCGTTCTCGGTGGTCGCCCCGTTGCTGAGCCGGTCGCTGATCCTGCAGCTGCGGCCGCTGGGCCCCGAGGACATCGCCACCGTGGTGCACCGCGCCATCGACGACGAGCGCGGCCTGGGTGGCCGCGTCGAGGTGGCGCCCGATGCGGTGGAGCTGCTGGTCCGGTTGGCCGCCGGCGACGCCCGCCGTGCGTTGACCGCACTGGAAGTGGCCTCTGAAGGGGTGGCGGCGGGCGACCAGGTGACCGTCCAGACCGTGGAGGCATCCCTGGACCAGGCCGCGGTGCGCTACGACCGGGACGGCGACCAGCACTACGACGTGACCAGCGCGTTCATCAAGTCGGTACGGGGCTCTGATGTCGATGCCGCGCTGCACTACCTGGCCCGGATGCTGGTCGCGGGGGAGGACCCGCGGTTCATCGCCCGCCGGCTGATGATCCTTGCCAGCGAGGACATCGGGATGGCCGATCCGAGCGCGCTGCAGACCGCGGTCGCCGCCGCGCAGACCGTCGCGCTGATCGGTATGCCCGAGGCGCAGCTGACCCTGGCGCACGCGTGCGTACACCTGGCGACCGCACCGAAGTCCAACGCCGTGACCACTGCGCTGGGCGCGGCGATGGCCGACATCAAGGCCGGCAAGGCCGGGGCGGTCCCGGCGCACCTGCGCGACGGCCACTACGCGGGGGCGCAGGCGCTGGGCAACGCGGTCGGCTACCGGTACGCCCACGACCATCCGGACGGTGTTGTGCCACAACAATATCCGCCCGATGATCTGGTCGGTGTCGACTACTATCAGCCCACCGCCCGCGGCAATGAACGCGAGATCGCCGGACGCCTGCAGAAGCTGCGGGCCATCATCCGCCGCCGCTAG
- the ruvX gene encoding Holliday junction resolvase RuvX yields MTSPHHRTPDRPGGPDDPGRGRRLGVDVGSVRIGVSCSDPDGLLATPVETVRRHASGSHLRRLAELVDEFDVVEVVVGLPRTLADRTGAAAEDAIAVADDLARVLTKRDRPAPVRLADERLSTVSAARALQAAGVRSKRQRSVIDQAAAVTILQSWLDQRRVSGSAAPTGDNDV; encoded by the coding sequence GTGACCTCACCCCACCATCGCACCCCGGACCGGCCCGGCGGGCCGGACGATCCCGGCCGCGGACGACGGCTCGGGGTGGATGTGGGCAGTGTGCGGATCGGGGTGTCCTGCAGCGACCCTGACGGCCTGCTGGCGACCCCGGTGGAGACGGTCCGCCGGCACGCCTCGGGGTCGCACCTGCGCCGGCTGGCCGAGCTGGTCGACGAGTTCGACGTGGTCGAAGTGGTGGTCGGGCTGCCTCGGACCCTGGCCGACCGGACGGGGGCGGCCGCCGAGGACGCCATCGCGGTGGCCGATGACCTGGCCCGGGTGCTAACTAAGCGTGATCGCCCGGCCCCGGTGCGGCTGGCCGACGAGCGCCTGAGCACCGTCAGCGCGGCACGGGCTCTGCAGGCGGCCGGGGTGCGTTCCAAACGGCAGCGCTCAGTGATCGATCAGGCTGCAGCGGTGACCATCTTGCAGAGCTGGCTCGACCAGCGCCGGGTCTCGGGCTCAGCGGCGCCGACGGGGGACAACGATGTCTGA